The DNA segment GGCCGACCTGCTTCAGGCGCGGCAGATTCTCCTCCTGGTCAGCGGACGCTCCAAACGCGCGCCGCTGCAACAGCTCCTCTCCGGCCGGATCTCGACACACTTTCCCGGCTCATTTCTGTGGTTGCACGAAAAAGTGAGCCTGTTCTGCGATCGAGCGGCCCTGGATTGACGACGACCGCCGAGGGCAGTCGCGTTCCTCTCCGGTGGACGAAACAATTTCGGAGTGCGGTTCGCGGGCGGTGGTCAGGAATTTGCGCGGCGGCCAACCGCGGCCGCAGCGGGCGTGAGTGAGAGAGCCCGGGGGCCTTTTTCGCGCATCGACAGTTTTGGGGTTTCGGAGTATGTAGGTCTTCATGGTGTCTGCTGTCCTTTCAGGGTTTGAGTTCTTGCCGGACCAAACTTGTGGCCCGGCCTTCCGACACTCGTCGGGGCGCAATCCACGTTCCCGAAAAGCAGACACGCTTGGCTCGCCCATCGCGAGCCATAATGACTAGGCCACTCGCGCACCTCATGAACATCGAGCCAGACAGGCGGCTTCAAGATTCCGAGTTGGAGCTTTCGGGCTGTATCTATGGCCACTGTCCTGTTCAGGCCCAGGGCGCGGTGCGAGGGCGTTCATTTTATTTCCGAGCGAAGCATGACGAGTGGAGCTTTTCACTTGCGATGCGTCCTGATACAGAGTCGGTGGATATTTGTTCATCAGCACAGGGCTTTTATCGGAGTGGCAGCTATGGCAAGGCTCACGGTCGTGGTCCAGACGCAGGCTGGATGCCTTACGATGAAGTTGAACAGATCATCAGACGTTGCATTGATGAGTATTTACAAACGACCGTCACCTAACCGTTGTACGTCGAGAGGTTGTCCGCAGTTTTTGTGAGTCTGGAGGCTGGCGGGAGAGCGTTCGGGGCGGACTGAGGCGGAGTTGTGCTTCCTTTCGCTTGCAGCTTCGCCTCTCCATGGCGGCCGTCGATTGCCGGGAGTAAATCGGACCGGACGTGATGACTGAAAATTTTGAAGCCTCGTGCCTGCGTGGCGGAATCCGGCTGAGGTATTCGGGCAAACTCGGCGCGTCCAATTATTGCCACTGCGAGGATTGCCGGCGGGCGAACGGCAGCGCCTTCAACATCGGACTCCAGGTCGATCGGAAAGATCTGGAAGTGAAGGCAACGACGGAGATGAAGAGCTACAGGTTCAAGAGCGGCAGTGGCAGGGAGATCCAGAGGTGTTTTTGCGGCACTTGCGGTTCGCCGATTTTTACGTTGCATCCGGCCCGGCCGGAATACGCATGGGTCAAGGCCGGCATCATTCATCAACCCGAAATCGTAAAGCCCGCTTACGAGAACTGGGTCAAGGACAAGGTCAAGTGGGCAGTCATCAACGTGACCGAAAGCAACGACGAGGGCAGACCAACCTGATCCGGCTACACGTCCGGGACGTTGAGCAGCGCAAACCAACTCTCCCGTTCGGTGGCAAATCGCCTTGCGAAGCTCGGGGCCATCAACTATGCTGCCCGCATGAACTCCGTGAAGTCGAACAAGTAACGCGCAATGTTGTCAACCGGAACGCATCTCTCTGGCTACCCATGCCACGCGTGCCGCTGCTCGCGCCCCAACGCCCGCTGCCGCGCGAGTTGCCGATCAACGGCAAACACCTCCGGCGGTCCATAGGTTCCCCGTCCGACGGCTCAAGTCCGACCACGAGTGGCTTTCGTCATTATGTATCGAATCGTTCTGCCCTTGCTGACCCTGGCGGGCTTTTTCGCCGGGCTGGCCGGCGTTTCCGCAGCCGCGCCCACGGAGTACGAAACGAAGGCGGGTTATCTGCTCAACTTCGTCGAGTTCGTCGAGTGGCCGGCGGGAACGTTCCAGGACGCCGCATCGCCCGTCATCATCGGCGTCATGGGCAAGGACCCCTTCGGCGCGGAGCTGGAAAAGCTGAAGGACAAACTCGTGAACGGCCGGAAGCTGCAAATCAAGAGATTCAAGGGGGCGCTGGAGTTCCGCGGCGCGGAAGCGCCCGGCCGCCGGCAGGAAAACCTGACTTTCAGCCAGGCGAAAAAGCTCACTGAACTGAAGTCCTGCCACATTCTTTTCATCAGTTCGTCGGAGAAGAAATATCTTTCGATGGTTCTGAAACCGCTCAGAGACTCGTGCGTCGTGACGGTGGGGGAGACCCCGGTTTTCACGCGCGAAGGCGGCATCATCAACTTCCTCAACAACGGAAACAGGGTGGAATTCGAAATCAATCTGGACGCCGCCGAGCGCGCCCGATTGAAGTTCAGCTCGAAATTGTTGAGCCTGGCAAAGGTCGTCAAGAGCGAGCATCCGGACGAGAAAAAGTAACATGCGTTTCCTGCGCGATGTCTCTTTCAAGCGCAAGCTGATGGTCGTCATCCTGCTGACCAGCAGCGCCGCGTTGTTGCTGGCCTGCGGCGCTTTCATATTTTACGAACTCGCCGAGTTCCGGAAGGACGTCGTGGACGACCTCACGGTCAAGGCGGACGTGATCGGCGCGCAAAGCACGGCGGCGTTGAAGTTCAAGGATCCGAAGGCGGCAACCGAAATCCTCGAAAAACTCAAAACCGAAAAGCACATCGTCGCGGCCTGCATTTATGGCAGGGACGGCAAACCGCTTGCGAAATATCTGCGGCCGGACGAGAAGAGAGACTTCTCACCTCCAGCGACCCTGTACAACGCCCATTTGTTCAAAAACGGCCATGTCGAACTTTTTCGCGAAATCATTTTCAACCGGCTCGACATGGGCACGGTTTATCTGAAGTCGGACCTGTTGGAAATGGACTCACGCCTCAAGCAGTATTGCAAGATCGTCGCCGTCGTGCTGCTGGTCGCCATCGGAGTCACCTGGCTGCTTTCGTTC comes from the Candidatus Angelobacter sp. genome and includes:
- a CDS encoding GFA family protein produces the protein MTENFEASCLRGGIRLRYSGKLGASNYCHCEDCRRANGSAFNIGLQVDRKDLEVKATTEMKSYRFKSGSGREIQRCFCGTCGSPIFTLHPARPEYAWVKAGIIHQPEIVKPAYENWVKDKVKWAVINVTESNDEGRPT
- a CDS encoding YfiR family protein, with the translated sequence MYRIVLPLLTLAGFFAGLAGVSAAAPTEYETKAGYLLNFVEFVEWPAGTFQDAASPVIIGVMGKDPFGAELEKLKDKLVNGRKLQIKRFKGALEFRGAEAPGRRQENLTFSQAKKLTELKSCHILFISSSEKKYLSMVLKPLRDSCVVTVGETPVFTREGGIINFLNNGNRVEFEINLDAAERARLKFSSKLLSLAKVVKSEHPDEKK